The sequence aattaagctgcaaaatccacctgtttttatccatcccagggggcggccattttgccacttggtgactgaaaatgacatcacagttgctcagggctcaaaatgaccaatcatggctcaccagttttctgaatGTGGTCatgtgtagtgttgttccgataccgatactctattaaaacagtggtatcagtgattactcacaagtaacatgcctaTACCATTAATTCCACCGCTAatttaggattttggatgcagcatcttgtcttgctcgtgcacgacattcattgatatgtgacatgttcactgcatgccgatctaagatatccatcccattggcccttgaatgctctgaaccaatggcaggacagctttttcatgttgaggaaaaaaaacttgaagtatcagtatcggccgatactgcaaagctgggtatcggaatcggtatcgggggccaaaaaacggtatcgtaaCAACagtagtcatgtgacgttcgcaagctgagccgtgattggttgttacctaagtCCTGCGCTGCAACTGGGATGTCATTTCAAGCTGGGctagataaaaacaggtggattttgctgttttattcatattttataAATACAATACTGATCAGAATACTACGTTtagtgtatactgtatgtgttgacTTTGGCTTTTAGATTAAAGACCCCGTGTCAAGTTCCCCaagagcaaaaaacaaaacatacctgCGGAACAGAGCTGTTCGGTGACATCTGCTCCTGATTTCCTCCTTCGCTGCCTTCGAGAGGTTGTTGATCTTTGGGAGCTACAACAGAACAGTGGTCAAGTAATAACATTAACACTTCAGCCTTTCATTgtagtgttgtttttgtgtcacGCACCTGAACTAGGCACAAATAGGTTGGTGGGCATGGGCATCGGTGCGAGTGGTGCGAAGAGTTCCATCGGAGGAGCAGGAGCCATCCCGGCTGGTTTAGCCGCTCCACCGGGGTTCAGCACATCCACGTATCTGTTCTTTAAGCCTGAGGAGGGAGGAACAGCAAAAGACGGTCAAAGTACAGTAAACCAACCCTCACTTGTCGCTGGGGTTAAGTAAGTAATTCACTGCCATATACATATTGTGtttcattgttaaaaaaacatggaccctaccaaaaaTAAGATTAGATTCTTTtatttcagggaaaaaaaatagatatttctctttccattttgcagcaattagcattagaatatagctaagtttcatcattaatcacaaatctgtttttaaCTGTGGGGGAAACaacttgtttgcaacatggccctggttgatttcttatactctgctgccacctgctggccgtttttataatgactaccattgcttcaaccattctcggccgttcagaggctgcatcaaaaccttcagtatgctctagcataaaaaaaacaaatacgtatttgggacactggtggtaatatttaaaatagaacgtatttatacgtgttttttttgggagcaaatgtgttaaaagcttGTGTGTGGTGTCTTACCAGCTCTCCTTGAGAACATATTGACCGGAGGACCGCTGCTTGGGGGTGCAGCGGGCCCCGGAGGGACAGGCATGGACGGCATCCTGGGGAACCCAGAGGGAGGTGGTGCAAGAGGTTTACTCTAACAGGAGAGAGTAGAAAAAAGAAGCAGCAATATTTGAGTCGTTTCCGACAAACTGCCACATCTCAATAATTAGATATGCTGTGCAGACCTCTTCCTCGGGTTCGTTCAAGTCCACCCATTTCTGCTTCTTTTCATCCCACACGATCTGACAAAAACAACGGCCGTCAACGCCGGTGGCGGGCTTGAAATGAGAAGTTTTGCAAACAACCGCGGCTTACAGATTTGTTTTTGTCGTCCGGTAAGTGAGCCTCATTCTTGCCCTTCCTGTAAAGCCACGTGGTGAGCCAGCCCACTCCGCCGCCGCTCTGTGTTGGAATGAGACAGACTTCTAGTGAACATTTATGAAGATTTCGGTTAACAGTTCGGCATGTATTCCAAAGTTTAGacaaggtcaaattaagttaacctgtaaaaaaaaaaagttagtgtaTTTTAGGTCCATCTTAAAATTTCACCGAAAATCAGGAACTTTTTTGTGAGTACCGTGTACATGAAAATCAGATGTATTCCAAAATGAAACCTTTTTGGGAGAGTCCTTCTTGGCTTTCTTGGTCTCCTCTTTGCGTGGTTGCTCGGGAATAGAGGGAGGCGGCGGGGAAGCCTGCTTGACAGCCGAATTGCTCCTGTCGCGCCCGCCAGAATGAGTTGAGGACTCGGAGGTGGTGCGGGAGCGCCGCCCCGAGGTCTGGAAATCAGGAAATGTGTCAGACAACAGTAGAAACATTGGCCAATATATCAAAGTCTACACAAAACAGCTTGCTGGTACAAAGCTGCTTTTGCTGTAATAATTTGCTTTCTTCAATTTAATTGTTTTCAAAAGACCACCAACTCACCCGGTGCACTGAAGACTGTGACGTGGTCCTCGATCTCCTGCCAGGCGCCTGCACAAAAGATTGAAACATTAAGTAGTGCAAGTCAAACaagggggttaaaaaaaaaaaaagtaaaaaaaacaaaaaaacaaaaacaaaacacagtcctGACCAGCTGTGCCATGTGGTCATAGAAGTCCATCTGCGGCGTGACGGAGCTTCTGTGCGGGGATATCGGTTGGTTGATCTGCATCTCGGCTGGCGTGCCCATGTGCCCGGGCGAAGGCGGCATGTGCGCTGGCATCTGAGGCGGCGGGTGGCTCCCTTGCACCGGCGACTGGGGTACCTGGGGTGGGGGCATGAGGGGTGACGTCTGACCCATGTGGAGGGGCGGCGGCCCGGACTGCTGGTGAGCTCCCGGGTACATTTCCGATTGCTGGAAGTGTGGAGGAGCATAGGCGGGATCGTGCGAAGGGTAGCCTGACAAGGGAACGTGGCCGGgtgggccagcaggtggtactGGGTAGAACTGTGGCACATCACTGTGGTGATGAGGAGGGGCCATTCCCTCTTGGAGGATGGAGGTGGGAGCTAACAGAAAGGCGAGATTATTCTAAATCAAGATGGAGTTCAAAACAAGCAATAAATGTATCACACTGACACAAACCTGGAGGCATGAGCTGGATTCCCTGCGGTGCAGGCCCAGGCAGCAATGAGCTCATCAAAGGATTGTCGGGGCCAGGACCGTCCAGCTCCATCGTCATGTTGTAAGGTTCAGCCAGACTAGGCTGATCCATGTCCGAGCTGGGGCTGCTGCTGGTGAATTGTGCGGGGCTTCTTCTGTCAGCAGTGTAGCTAATTGCACCCGTCTAAAGAAAAAGTGGCATGAGTTGTTTTCAGAGTCCAAGCCACGCTTCTTGGAATCTCGAATAATTGTCTTCCTACTCACTCTGATCTGCCCATCCAGCTGTCTGAGCTGTATCAACCAATCAGGCTCATTGAACAACTCCTGCTCGGGCCTTTCTTTCAGTTGGGGATCGAAGAATCGTAACTTTTCCGACATCTGTCAAATTACACGTCGGTATTATGAAGTTCGGACTTTACATTCTCATTTATTATCATATATGTAGAAACACACATCGGTCTACAACTACCACAGACTACTTGAGTGGTTTGTAGTTGTATTTAGCAACAAGGTAGGCGCTTACCTGAATGACTTGGCCAATGAATACAGGGGAGTAGTAGGATGGCTGCACGAGGACAGTCCGAGAGATGACTTCACAGTAGTGGAAGGCCTGAGCACTTAAGCCCGCTTCGGCCAAACGACATGCATAGATGAACTTGAAGACCTTACAAGATGCAGCACAATTCCTCAATAAATGATCAGAAACTCAGAGGATGCATGTACAGTGTACTCCATATGGacgcttgtttacatttttatgagaATACCTGGAAATTGGGTAGGGAGCAAGGCTGGGAACCCAGAGACTGTGCATACTCATAAGCTTCCGTCCTTTGGATTGCTTCATTGGTCGCAAAGTGGTAGAAGGATAAACtgaaacggatataaaaaaaataaaataaaataaatatttttatataaacggGAATATTTACACAGACACGCATGCACCGGTTCCTCACGTGTGATTGGAGCCAATCAGAACCATTTTGGTGCTCTTCTTGGTGTAAACGCCAAGATCAGTTTGAGCCATTAAGTAGCAGAAATGTGCTGCATCAATCAGCCCCTTGGAagctaaaaaacacaaacatattaTTGCTGTGCTTATTAGTATAAACGTGTTTAACAGTAGCCTACCAAGAGTGTCGCCCATGGTGGTGATGGTGCGAGTGTCCAAGTCCAAAGTGTGCGTTAGGTTAGACAACACCATGGCCAGGTGAGGGCGCCAGTCACCCCACTTCTCCTCTCCGCAGCACTACACCAATTGGAAACATCAagtaaaggagaaaaaaaatacacaccacAATATGACATCCATTGTCAGTTATTCTACATACAAATAAGTAAAACACTTACAGTCGCTGAAGCAGGCATTCTACCCGACATGAGTTGGTACACCGTCTGGAGAGGGTCATTGATGGGCAAACTGTTGGCAAACCTGTCAAGCAGATGGGAAATTACTATGCCTGTTGGAAAGGGTGAGAAATCACCAaagatgaccaaaaaaaaattgttcacaCAAAAGTTTCTCCCTGAAAGCGATagttaataattttaataacatatgtgtgatgTCTGGAACCGTCTGACTGATGCACTCAGTCCTCAATATGTGCTCCGAAATCAGCTGACATCCAGCCTCCGATGTACCCTGTCACTCCAAAAGGCAGCTGGGATAcaagtgacccttgtgaggataagtTTTACTCCATAAAGGgtagatggaaggatggatggtcTTCTTCAAAAAAGGCAAAATTAAGCTCATAGTCACCTCGTCATGACACGTGCATGTGTCCTGTTATCCATCTTACTGGCCAACAGGAGCGCATGGCCCCACAAACCTCCTTTCATAGCTGCTTCAAGCGCATCCTGTTAAGACGCAGATAAAGAGCACCTGTTTCAGATTTATcatcaaacaaacacaaacatcaaTCAATGTACTTGTTTCCTGCCTTCTTGCGACCAAACAGCAGCAGCTCCCTGAAGCGTTCCGTTTCTTTTCCGACATTTTCCGGGACCGTCATGAAGGTGTCTGACAGGAGGGACAGCGGTCCGGCTCCTGGCTCCTCCTCCGCTCTGGACAGCGGCTCGTTGTTGAAATCGATCAGGTTTGCCTCGTGTGGACTCTTGCCCGGCAGCCACATGGAGCGATGCTCCTTCAGCAACAGGTCGGCGATGTCTGTGCCCACCACGGTCTTGAGGAAACAAGTTACATTGAGAAAATTGTATCAGCTATTCAAAGAAACAGTAAACAAGATGATCTGgaagccatttatttttaaagggtaatatttttaaattgagttggaAACAATTTGTTTTAGGTAGTGATGCACgacttatcgaccaatttgacatcaaacagataaaccagataagagagaaatctgccgataattatcggcaatttgatttcatagagataaaccagataataaagaaacccAGCAATAATtgtagacatgccacgttggtccatctgttgtggctcatatcaataaaattcagattcatggtgctttacatacattgaaacattgtgcaaagtttatacaatgtttcaatgtatttgttagacttatagtaggacttgaaagtatatttgcattcaagttaattttgcaaacaattatcatcTTACTCATCAGTTATCGAtatcggcacttctaaattattggtttataggtatcggttgaaaatagcattatcgtgcatctctAGTTTTATGGATGGAGCGGGTGTAAGAATTTTAAGActtgggtaaattaaattttagatcTGGGATAAAACAGAGCATGCCCCCCATGTGTTCATGTCAGTTTCGCAAGGACTTGGTCTTTAAATCCCGCAAATAGCAAGTGTTGACTGGACATCATAGGCTACGGCAATCTTACCCCATTCTGTCTACACAGCAACGTAATGAAGTCCCAAAGTAGGCGGGCGGAGTCTTTGTCTAAGAGGTTGTTGTCATGGGAGCAAGCCACCGCTTTGTTTTGGGAGAACTTTATCACGTCCACCTTGTGGGTGTCCTCTCTGGGGGTGATAATATCAAATGTAGgagattgggggaaaaaaaaaaaaaaaaagaccaaaacacTTACTTTACAAGGGGTCCAGGGAAAGATCGTAGTTCTTCTTGATCCAAAGTATTCTGCAGCATTGTCTGTAAAGCCAAAAtgacatatttatttaaaataaacgcGTGATTGAAAAACTACTTCCAATTTTCAATCACATACTGATTTAAACGCCCAATAACAGTGATTGGAAAAGTACCTCCAAGTTGTGAATATCTACAAGAGCAGGCTGCCCCGCTGAGGGAAGATTGGGCAGAACTTGGATGAGATGACCGCCGGGTCCAAAGCGGCCGCAACGGTGGGGCATGGTGAACTTCTCCGGGGTAGCAGGACGAGGGGGTGCTACAGGGAAAATGTTGCTCACGTGAGCGAGAGTGTGTGTGTCGTCTTTCAGCAACAGGGCATGCTTACGCTGTTCAGGGGTGATCCAGGTGCTGTCAGCCGTATACTCAGAAGGATAGAGGTACTGGCCGTAGTTCTGGGATGCGTCAGTCTGGTTGGGGTACTGCCCATAGGAGTAGTCCGCAGCCAGTGTGGATGATGTGGCATCATAGACCGCCGACACCAAGTCTGGCTGGCTCCTGTACACTTGGCTCTGCAAGTGTGGAGGGAGGAGAAACAATACCTGTTAAGTCAGTGGTTAGCTACGAGTCTCCCAAACTCTATTCAGCCAACTttacacccccaaaaaaaattttgacacaccaaacaaaaaaaataaacaggaatCTGAAACAAAGACACCCCACTAATAACACAAGCTAACACTTTTCTCTCAGTAGATATGTATTACTTGAATATACTTCTTTAACACCAATTACCATTTAGACTGGGTTTTGGTGGTATCTTATATTTCAGAAAGGGCACCAATAAACGCAAcaggtgattttttatttttttatttttatttttttgcaaatagcTGGTGAAGGGatccataaaaataaatgtgaatctgGTGAATTTGTTAATACTGATTACTGTATTACTGCACATGGTGAACTAATGATCTCATCTCATTTCACACACACTTTTATTTACTCAAGTGTgaaatgtggacatttttagttgaacacaaagctattattctgttgtatgaatgtCAAAAGGTGGATAACCAGCTTAATTGCACCTTATGCAATGTTTATTAAATTACTCTTCCTGTCATTATAAATTGCTGGCATATAATGGGGTAATtaaaatttcattattttatgtgcagaaattaatagagaaaatgtctaattattcaGCTAAATACTGGTCTAAATCATGGTTATTCTATTTTCCCACTCGGCACTTGTTGGGTGCCAGTGCatgttaatttaaattaatgtatTGAGCATTTTTCATGATAAAATTGATCGATTTGACACACACTAGTACTTAGACCACTATTACACCAAACTTTTAGTGGGAGCTGTTGGGCGGAAGCTACACAACTTTAAATCACTctcctacaaaataaaaaaaaaaagtggagttaGCTCACTGTAGCTCTCAGTGgttcatttataataaagtattcTTCAGACTAATTAACTGAAAAAACACACGTACCTGTTGGGACCTTGAGCTGAAGCTGCTGCGTCTGCTGTGGTGGCTATGAGAGCTGTGCACGCTGTGAACAGACTGCTCGCTATGTACGCTGCGTCGGTCAAACTCGTCGTTATATGCGTCGGCACCGCGCCGCCGGTTGTCGTCGTCAAAGCTGCTGTCATAACCGGGGTAGTAGCGCCATTGGTCCTCATAACCTTCTTTCCTGTAGaagcatgttttattttatataagcaAGACGGTGCAATCACAGTAAAGTTTCAGCATGTTTTGCTCAATTTACCTGGCAGGATACATTTGTTGATTATAGTAGTTGTCTCTGCTTCGGTATGTGTCATCATAAGTGGACCAATAGGACTGATCATAATATCCTCTGTATCGGGGATCATATTCATAGTTGTATCCTTGTGTAGGGAACaagagaatgtttttttgttttgtttacatgcagttaatttaaaaaaacaaaaaaaacaaattcagacAACTATAAGTCTCATACCCGCATAATCGTAGTGCTTGGCATAATTTGTATAATATTCCTCATAGGCACTTCGGTTCGCTTTGTGGTAGTCCTCAGAATAGCCTTGCCTTAGGGAAAATGAAGCCAACAAGACAAAGTTTAAGTACAAATCATGACGGAAAATATTCTGCACCAATGAAAATCAGCTCCACATGGGAATTTTGTGCTGACCTGGATGGGGGCCGGTCGGAGTACTGACTGGCCCTTGAGCTGGGTCGCTCCGGTTGAGGCTCTCTGTACTGATAGTTTGGGTCTCGATAAGCTGGGTTGGGGCCGTCATACCTGCCATACCAAGCATCTCCTCTGCTTCGATATGGTCCCTCCTGaagacaggggggaaaaaatctgacttagctttttttttcctcactgtaATAGTCGTAaatgaataatgaaaatatttcttCTTAGCCATACCGAATAATACTGCTGAGCTCTCGGATCCCCAGGTGCGTAAGGACCAGGAGGATATGGAGCTCGGCCATCAGGGTATTCCCCATAGCTTCCATAATAGCCTCCATACATCTGCCCCGAGCCAGGCGGAGGGGGTCCGTAGCCCTGCTGGCTGCCTGCAGAAGAAGGCGGCCGTGGCGGTTCTGCAGGAGCTTGCTGGGAAGACCCGGGAGGGGCTGGAACACTTGCAGTAGCAGGACCTTGCATCTGAGCAGGATACTGGCCAGCAGAAGGCTGCGCCCCCCTTACAGGTAAAGAGACATCACCTTGCCCCGGTGCTGCATTTGCTTCTGGCATTCTTACAGGTTCTGGATGGGGCTGCTGAGGGTTTGCGCCTGGTAAGGAAGAAGTCAGCGGCACCCCGGTGGTTGACGAAGATGCCAGCGTGACTGGTGGGGCGGCTGACGACGGAGCGGA comes from Festucalex cinctus isolate MCC-2025b chromosome 15, RoL_Fcin_1.0, whole genome shotgun sequence and encodes:
- the sec16a gene encoding protein transport protein Sec16A isoform X1 — encoded protein: MQPPPRSGPPGASGPPPPSGPNMFRRTRPLKHTAAAAAAANASMPPPSAQPMTDPFAYVRAPPPMGAGGVPVPHSNSLITQAAPDPTYSLAGPSLAPQPQTLQGVPVAPAGPPPSSSLPGVPMFSPHSSATGDVRMAFAPSHSEQGYLNSRDYSSAAEPSSVPSAPVPSQTFNQDFHAPSPPQSVPFQPVPPAASSSQRAPDHGSRPPSVQNYFQPTSDPPQQSFNTQPQAQMYPSNAPTPPTQFGHPPMQNPLPHQNPGNTPSHWVGPNTTQQHNSHFQHQSYFMQTSAPQDAWFSQAPQDPAYHQMATAPSHLQPQSDPGLHHVPTTGPQPDSAAAMVPYAQDTGTLSMFFNDDVENKETLAGERKKILNGVPESSQPMSNPQGAPPALSGAADIPFETQGARFQDHAHIAYMNDGNATSHGRSPNPPDSQYDHVENLECVPNQEVLPSEIHASPGLPAAHGADTNETGPNLETPDSLPRPMRSASASSNYSSMSHGSGTTGRRHQGVVGTFIQQESPRLADDANLPSAAVAAAGGYFEQIDSYPAGDVPTQPSSLEQTWPTTPSPPKPTGIFQASANSSFEPVRSHGVGVRPAEVDRAKMVAEGGADPTPGNLEQPPDNMENVYGPGHPLPIGVPHLPNPAVQSHSRPSSRALGASRPCESPATTLWAQGDPSSLGASILLAPAAPTVLAPLREPSADVIQPPEDGPLDLQPPQRIPQQNSENLENPPKVSELDTSDSQGNLGYASLLVSESLQQPVLIAPPVSNCVIPPSTFTQTASLSTPTIRTPGQGASISQAPVLSPNQNPHSPPASSSLPVPLNLTRESAETTSSGLASAQTHPVHPSFSRGQLLSEDPHFPLSVNPSSLVAASVTNHNQPSNYELLDFSMHQSQGQNQASGHPSALHESQQSSNGFYMQVTKDAQQGLGRNAPVHTSAPSGTPQVTTASLPSAPPVLPASSPSAPSSAAPPVTLASSSTTGVPLTSSLPGANPQQPHPEPVRMPEANAAPGQGDVSLPVRGAQPSAGQYPAQMQGPATASVPAPPGSSQQAPAEPPRPPSSAGSQQGYGPPPPGSGQMYGGYYGSYGEYPDGRAPYPPGPYAPGDPRAQQYYSEGPYRSRGDAWYGRYDGPNPAYRDPNYQYREPQPERPSSRASQYSDRPPSRQGYSEDYHKANRSAYEEYYTNYAKHYDYAGYNYEYDPRYRGYYDQSYWSTYDDTYRSRDNYYNQQMYPARKEGYEDQWRYYPGYDSSFDDDNRRRGADAYNDEFDRRSVHSEQSVHSVHSSHSHHSRRSSFSSRSQQSQVYRSQPDLVSAVYDATSSTLAADYSYGQYPNQTDASQNYGQYLYPSEYTADSTWITPEQPPPRPATPEKFTMPHRCGRFGPGGHLIQVLPNLPSAGQPALVDIHNLETMLQNTLDQEELRSFPGPLVKEDTHKVDVIKFSQNKAVACSHDNNLLDKDSARLLWDFITLLCRQNGTVVGTDIADLLLKEHRSMWLPGKSPHEANLIDFNNEPLSRAEEEPGAGPLSLLSDTFMTVPENVGKETERFRELLLFGRKKDALEAAMKGGLWGHALLLASKMDNRTHARVMTRFANSLPINDPLQTVYQLMSGRMPASATCCGEEKWGDWRPHLAMVLSNLTHTLDLDTRTITTMGDTLASKGLIDAAHFCYLMAQTDLGVYTKKSTKMVLIGSNHTLSFYHFATNEAIQRTEAYEYAQSLGSQPCSLPNFQVFKFIYACRLAEAGLSAQAFHYCEVISRTVLVQPSYYSPVFIGQVIQMSEKLRFFDPQLKERPEQELFNEPDWLIQLRQLDGQIRTGAISYTADRRSPAQFTSSSPSSDMDQPSLAEPYNMTMELDGPGPDNPLMSSLLPGPAPQGIQLMPPAPTSILQEGMAPPHHHSDVPQFYPVPPAGPPGHVPLSGYPSHDPAYAPPHFQQSEMYPGAHQQSGPPPLHMGQTSPLMPPPQVPQSPVQGSHPPPQMPAHMPPSPGHMGTPAEMQINQPISPHRSSVTPQMDFYDHMAQLAPGRRSRTTSQSSVHRTSGRRSRTTSESSTHSGGRDRSNSAVKQASPPPPSIPEQPRKEETKKAKKDSPKKSGGGVGWLTTWLYRKGKNEAHLPDDKNKSIVWDEKKQKWVDLNEPEEESKPLAPPPSGFPRMPSMPVPPGPAAPPSSGPPVNMFSRRAGLKNRYVDVLNPGGAAKPAGMAPAPPMELFAPLAPMPMPTNLFVPSSAPKDQQPLEGSEGGNQEQMSPNSSVPQMFNPTLLPPVPQGPPALDGSHSGELSRSSSMSSLSREVSQHLNQSHPGLRNAPVGGAAFL